A region from the Canis lupus dingo isolate Sandy chromosome 9, ASM325472v2, whole genome shotgun sequence genome encodes:
- the LOC112655386 gene encoding homologous-pairing protein 2 homolog isoform X3: MSKSRAEAAAGAPGILLRYLQEQNRPYSAQDVFGNLQREHGLGKAAVVKALEQLAQQGKIKEKMYGKQKIYFADQDQFATVSDADLQGLDAKIVALTAKVQSLQQSCRHMEAELKELTSALTTPEMQKEIQELKKECAAYRERLKNIKAASNHVTPEEKEQVYRERQKYCKEWRKRKRMGWFCFLSGNRAI, from the exons ATGAGTAAAAGCCGGGCAGAGGCTGCGGCGGGAG CCCCCGGGATCCTCCTGAGGTACCTGCAGGAGCAGAACCGGCCCTACAGCGCGCAGGACGTGTTCGGGAACTTGCAGCGGGAACACGGCCTGGGCAAGGCG gCGGTGGTGAAGGCGCTGGAGCAGCTGGCCCAACAAGGCAAAATCAAAGAGAAGATGTACGGCAAGCAGAAGATCTATTTTGCGGACCAG GACCAGTTTGCCACTGTGAGCGACGCTGACCTCCAGGGCTTGGATGCCAAAATTGTGGCCCTGACCGCTAAGGTGCAGAGCTTACAGCAGAGCTGCCGCCACATGGAGGCTG AGCTGAAGGAGCTAACTAGTGCCCTGACCACACCGGAGATGCAGAAGGAGATCCAGGAGTTGAAGAAGGAATGTGCTGCCTACAGAGAGAGACTGAAGAACATCAAAGCAGCCTCCAACCACGTGACTccagaggagaaagaacag GtgtacagagagaggcagaagtacTGCAAGGAATGGAGGAAGCGGAAGAGGATG GGGTGGTTTTGTTTCTTGTCAGGCAACAGAGCTATCTGA
- the LOC112655386 gene encoding homologous-pairing protein 2 homolog isoform X2, whose amino-acid sequence MSKSRAEAAAGAPGILLRYLQEQNRPYSAQDVFGNLQREHGLGKAAVVKALEQLAQQGKIKEKMYGKQKIYFADQDQFATVSDADLQGLDAKIVALTAKVQSLQQSCRHMEAELKELTSALTTPEMQKEIQELKKECAAYRERLKNIKAASNHVTPEEKEQATELSDAILEGYPKSKKQFFEEVGIETDEDYNVKLPDP is encoded by the exons ATGAGTAAAAGCCGGGCAGAGGCTGCGGCGGGAG CCCCCGGGATCCTCCTGAGGTACCTGCAGGAGCAGAACCGGCCCTACAGCGCGCAGGACGTGTTCGGGAACTTGCAGCGGGAACACGGCCTGGGCAAGGCG gCGGTGGTGAAGGCGCTGGAGCAGCTGGCCCAACAAGGCAAAATCAAAGAGAAGATGTACGGCAAGCAGAAGATCTATTTTGCGGACCAG GACCAGTTTGCCACTGTGAGCGACGCTGACCTCCAGGGCTTGGATGCCAAAATTGTGGCCCTGACCGCTAAGGTGCAGAGCTTACAGCAGAGCTGCCGCCACATGGAGGCTG AGCTGAAGGAGCTAACTAGTGCCCTGACCACACCGGAGATGCAGAAGGAGATCCAGGAGTTGAAGAAGGAATGTGCTGCCTACAGAGAGAGACTGAAGAACATCAAAGCAGCCTCCAACCACGTGACTccagaggagaaagaacag GCAACAGAGCTATCTGATGCAATTCTGGAAGGCTACCCCAAGAGCAAGAAGCAGTTCTTT GAGGAAGTTGGGATAGAGACAGATGAAGATTACAACGTGAAGCTCCCAGACCCTTGA
- the MLX gene encoding max-like protein X isoform X1, whose amino-acid sequence MTEPGASPDDPWVKASPAGAHAGEGRAGRARARGGAGRRGDSLQSPKVPPPFGPRGCREDSSHPARAKVEYAYSDNSLDPGLFVENTRKGSVVSRANSIGSTSASSVPNTDDEDSDYHQESYKESYKDRRRRAHTQAEQKRRDAIKRGYDDLQTIVPTCQQQDFSIGSQKLSKAIVLQKTIDYIQFLHKEKKKQEEEVSMLRKDVTALKIMKVNYEQIVKAHQDNPHEGEDQVSDQVKFNVFQGIMDSLFQSFNASISVASFQELSACVFSWIEEHCKPQTLREIVIGVLHQLKNQLY is encoded by the exons ATGACGGAGCCGGGCGCCTCTCCGGACGACCCCTGGGTCAAGGCAAGCCCCGCGGGCGCGCACGCCGGCGAGGGGAGGGCGGGTAGGGCTCGTGCACGTGGGGGGGCCGGAAGACGAGGGGATTCCTTGCAGTCCCCAAAGGTCCCCCCGCCCTTCGGGCCCCGGGGCTGCAGAGAAGACAGCTCTCACCCCGCGCGTGCCAAG GTGGAATATGCCTACAGCGATAACAGCCTGGACCCCG GGCTTTTTGTAGAAAATACCCGAAAGGGGAGTGTAGTGTCCAGAGCTAATAGCATCGGTTCCACCAGTGCCTCTTCCGTCCCTAATACAG ATGACGAGGACAGTGATTACCACCAGGAGTCCTACAAGGAATCCTATAAGGACCGGCGGCGGCGAGCACATACTCAGGCTGAGCAGAAGAGGAGGGACGCCATCAAG AGAGGCTATGATGACCTTCAGACCATCGTCCCCACCTGTCAGCAGCAGGACTTCTCCATTGGCTCCCAAAAGCTCAGCAAAGCCATTGTCCTACAGAAGA CCATTGACTACATCCAGTTTTTgcacaaggagaagaaaaagcaggaggaggaggtgtcCATGCTACGCAAGGATGTCACGGCCCTAAAGATCATGAAAGT GAACTACGAGCAGATTGTGAAGGCACACCAGGACAACCCCCACGAGGGGGAAGACCAGGTCTCTGACCAGGTCAAGTTCAATGTGTTTCAAGGCATCATGGACTCCCTGTTCCAGTCCTTCAATGCCTCCATCTCTGTGGCCAGCTTCCAGGAGCTGTCAGCTTGTGTCTTCAGCTGGATCGAGGAGCACTGTAAGCCTCAG ACCCTGCGGGAGATCGTGATCGGTGTTCTGCACCAGCTGAAGAACCAGCTGTACTGA
- the MLX gene encoding max-like protein X isoform X4 translates to MCLTLRQEGRRPRGSAGTDSVSAPAPASPARCPSLWVAHARPSPRPPPLVPGWWVRVTWVRLASSSRQGARPRAGFRFGGSEMTEPGASPDDPWVKVEYAYSDNSLDPDDEDSDYHQESYKESYKDRRRRAHTQAEQKRRDAIKRGYDDLQTIVPTCQQQDFSIGSQKLSKAIVLQKTIDYIQFLHKEKKKQEEEVSMLRKDVTALKIMKVNYEQIVKAHQDNPHEGEDQVSDQVKFNVFQGIMDSLFQSFNASISVASFQELSACVFSWIEEHCKPQTLREIVIGVLHQLKNQLY, encoded by the exons CCCCTGCCCGGTGTCCGAGTCTCTGGGTCGCGCATGCGCGGCCCTCGCCCCGCCCTCCGCCTCTCGTCCCGGGTTGGTGGGTTCGGGTCACATGGGTGCGCCTCGCCTCTTCCTCGCGGCAGGGGGCTCGCCCGCGGGCTGGTTTCCGGTTCGGTGGGTCGGAGATGACGGAGCCGGGCGCCTCTCCGGACGACCCCTGGGTCAAG GTGGAATATGCCTACAGCGATAACAGCCTGGACCCCG ATGACGAGGACAGTGATTACCACCAGGAGTCCTACAAGGAATCCTATAAGGACCGGCGGCGGCGAGCACATACTCAGGCTGAGCAGAAGAGGAGGGACGCCATCAAG AGAGGCTATGATGACCTTCAGACCATCGTCCCCACCTGTCAGCAGCAGGACTTCTCCATTGGCTCCCAAAAGCTCAGCAAAGCCATTGTCCTACAGAAGA CCATTGACTACATCCAGTTTTTgcacaaggagaagaaaaagcaggaggaggaggtgtcCATGCTACGCAAGGATGTCACGGCCCTAAAGATCATGAAAGT GAACTACGAGCAGATTGTGAAGGCACACCAGGACAACCCCCACGAGGGGGAAGACCAGGTCTCTGACCAGGTCAAGTTCAATGTGTTTCAAGGCATCATGGACTCCCTGTTCCAGTCCTTCAATGCCTCCATCTCTGTGGCCAGCTTCCAGGAGCTGTCAGCTTGTGTCTTCAGCTGGATCGAGGAGCACTGTAAGCCTCAG ACCCTGCGGGAGATCGTGATCGGTGTTCTGCACCAGCTGAAGAACCAGCTGTACTGA
- the MLX gene encoding max-like protein X isoform X3: MCLTLRQEGRRPRGSAGTDSVSAPAPASPARCPSLWVAHARPSPRPPPLVPGWWVRVTWVRLASSSRQGARPRAGFRFGGSEMTEPGASPDDPWVKVEYAYSDNSLDPGLFVENTRKGSVVSRANSIGSTSASSVPNTDDEDSDYHQESYKESYKDRRRRAHTQAEQKRRDAIKRGYDDLQTIVPTCQQQDFSIGSQKLSKAIVLQKTIDYIQFLHKEKKKQEEEVSMLRKDVTALKIMKVNYEQIVKAHQDNPHEGEDQVSDQVKFNVFQGIMDSLFQSFNASISVASFQELSACVFSWIEEHCKPQTLREIVIGVLHQLKNQLY; the protein is encoded by the exons CCCCTGCCCGGTGTCCGAGTCTCTGGGTCGCGCATGCGCGGCCCTCGCCCCGCCCTCCGCCTCTCGTCCCGGGTTGGTGGGTTCGGGTCACATGGGTGCGCCTCGCCTCTTCCTCGCGGCAGGGGGCTCGCCCGCGGGCTGGTTTCCGGTTCGGTGGGTCGGAGATGACGGAGCCGGGCGCCTCTCCGGACGACCCCTGGGTCAAG GTGGAATATGCCTACAGCGATAACAGCCTGGACCCCG GGCTTTTTGTAGAAAATACCCGAAAGGGGAGTGTAGTGTCCAGAGCTAATAGCATCGGTTCCACCAGTGCCTCTTCCGTCCCTAATACAG ATGACGAGGACAGTGATTACCACCAGGAGTCCTACAAGGAATCCTATAAGGACCGGCGGCGGCGAGCACATACTCAGGCTGAGCAGAAGAGGAGGGACGCCATCAAG AGAGGCTATGATGACCTTCAGACCATCGTCCCCACCTGTCAGCAGCAGGACTTCTCCATTGGCTCCCAAAAGCTCAGCAAAGCCATTGTCCTACAGAAGA CCATTGACTACATCCAGTTTTTgcacaaggagaagaaaaagcaggaggaggaggtgtcCATGCTACGCAAGGATGTCACGGCCCTAAAGATCATGAAAGT GAACTACGAGCAGATTGTGAAGGCACACCAGGACAACCCCCACGAGGGGGAAGACCAGGTCTCTGACCAGGTCAAGTTCAATGTGTTTCAAGGCATCATGGACTCCCTGTTCCAGTCCTTCAATGCCTCCATCTCTGTGGCCAGCTTCCAGGAGCTGTCAGCTTGTGTCTTCAGCTGGATCGAGGAGCACTGTAAGCCTCAG ACCCTGCGGGAGATCGTGATCGGTGTTCTGCACCAGCTGAAGAACCAGCTGTACTGA
- the MLX gene encoding max-like protein X isoform X5 codes for MPTAITAWTPVSVSSTVSSSLMTLPPQPYRFPCSCQPHLSTVHCPRGLFVENTRKGSVVSRANSIGSTSASSVPNTDDEDSDYHQESYKESYKDRRRRAHTQAEQKRRDAIKRGYDDLQTIVPTCQQQDFSIGSQKLSKAIVLQKTIDYIQFLHKEKKKQEEEVSMLRKDVTALKIMKVNYEQIVKAHQDNPHEGEDQVSDQVKFNVFQGIMDSLFQSFNASISVASFQELSACVFSWIEEHCKPQTLREIVIGVLHQLKNQLY; via the exons ATGCCTACAGCGATAACAGCCTGGACCCCGGTGAGTGTCTCCTCCACCGTCTCCAGCTCCCTGATGACACTCCCGCCACAGCCCTATAGATTCCCCTGCTCTTGCCAGCCACACCTGAGCACAGTCCACTGTCCCCGAG GGCTTTTTGTAGAAAATACCCGAAAGGGGAGTGTAGTGTCCAGAGCTAATAGCATCGGTTCCACCAGTGCCTCTTCCGTCCCTAATACAG ATGACGAGGACAGTGATTACCACCAGGAGTCCTACAAGGAATCCTATAAGGACCGGCGGCGGCGAGCACATACTCAGGCTGAGCAGAAGAGGAGGGACGCCATCAAG AGAGGCTATGATGACCTTCAGACCATCGTCCCCACCTGTCAGCAGCAGGACTTCTCCATTGGCTCCCAAAAGCTCAGCAAAGCCATTGTCCTACAGAAGA CCATTGACTACATCCAGTTTTTgcacaaggagaagaaaaagcaggaggaggaggtgtcCATGCTACGCAAGGATGTCACGGCCCTAAAGATCATGAAAGT GAACTACGAGCAGATTGTGAAGGCACACCAGGACAACCCCCACGAGGGGGAAGACCAGGTCTCTGACCAGGTCAAGTTCAATGTGTTTCAAGGCATCATGGACTCCCTGTTCCAGTCCTTCAATGCCTCCATCTCTGTGGCCAGCTTCCAGGAGCTGTCAGCTTGTGTCTTCAGCTGGATCGAGGAGCACTGTAAGCCTCAG ACCCTGCGGGAGATCGTGATCGGTGTTCTGCACCAGCTGAAGAACCAGCTGTACTGA
- the LOC112655386 gene encoding homologous-pairing protein 2 homolog isoform X1, translating to MSKSRAEAAAGAPGILLRYLQEQNRPYSAQDVFGNLQREHGLGKAAVVKALEQLAQQGKIKEKMYGKQKIYFADQDQFATVSDADLQGLDAKIVALTAKVQSLQQSCRHMEAELKELTSALTTPEMQKEIQELKKECAAYRERLKNIKAASNHVTPEEKEQVYRERQKYCKEWRKRKRMATELSDAILEGYPKSKKQFFEEVGIETDEDYNVKLPDP from the exons ATGAGTAAAAGCCGGGCAGAGGCTGCGGCGGGAG CCCCCGGGATCCTCCTGAGGTACCTGCAGGAGCAGAACCGGCCCTACAGCGCGCAGGACGTGTTCGGGAACTTGCAGCGGGAACACGGCCTGGGCAAGGCG gCGGTGGTGAAGGCGCTGGAGCAGCTGGCCCAACAAGGCAAAATCAAAGAGAAGATGTACGGCAAGCAGAAGATCTATTTTGCGGACCAG GACCAGTTTGCCACTGTGAGCGACGCTGACCTCCAGGGCTTGGATGCCAAAATTGTGGCCCTGACCGCTAAGGTGCAGAGCTTACAGCAGAGCTGCCGCCACATGGAGGCTG AGCTGAAGGAGCTAACTAGTGCCCTGACCACACCGGAGATGCAGAAGGAGATCCAGGAGTTGAAGAAGGAATGTGCTGCCTACAGAGAGAGACTGAAGAACATCAAAGCAGCCTCCAACCACGTGACTccagaggagaaagaacag GtgtacagagagaggcagaagtacTGCAAGGAATGGAGGAAGCGGAAGAGGATG GCAACAGAGCTATCTGATGCAATTCTGGAAGGCTACCCCAAGAGCAAGAAGCAGTTCTTT GAGGAAGTTGGGATAGAGACAGATGAAGATTACAACGTGAAGCTCCCAGACCCTTGA
- the MLX gene encoding max-like protein X isoform X2 produces MTEPGASPDDPWVKASPAGAHAGEGRAGRARARGGAGRRGDSLQSPKVPPPFGPRGCREDSSHPARAKVEYAYSDNSLDPDDEDSDYHQESYKESYKDRRRRAHTQAEQKRRDAIKRGYDDLQTIVPTCQQQDFSIGSQKLSKAIVLQKTIDYIQFLHKEKKKQEEEVSMLRKDVTALKIMKVNYEQIVKAHQDNPHEGEDQVSDQVKFNVFQGIMDSLFQSFNASISVASFQELSACVFSWIEEHCKPQTLREIVIGVLHQLKNQLY; encoded by the exons ATGACGGAGCCGGGCGCCTCTCCGGACGACCCCTGGGTCAAGGCAAGCCCCGCGGGCGCGCACGCCGGCGAGGGGAGGGCGGGTAGGGCTCGTGCACGTGGGGGGGCCGGAAGACGAGGGGATTCCTTGCAGTCCCCAAAGGTCCCCCCGCCCTTCGGGCCCCGGGGCTGCAGAGAAGACAGCTCTCACCCCGCGCGTGCCAAG GTGGAATATGCCTACAGCGATAACAGCCTGGACCCCG ATGACGAGGACAGTGATTACCACCAGGAGTCCTACAAGGAATCCTATAAGGACCGGCGGCGGCGAGCACATACTCAGGCTGAGCAGAAGAGGAGGGACGCCATCAAG AGAGGCTATGATGACCTTCAGACCATCGTCCCCACCTGTCAGCAGCAGGACTTCTCCATTGGCTCCCAAAAGCTCAGCAAAGCCATTGTCCTACAGAAGA CCATTGACTACATCCAGTTTTTgcacaaggagaagaaaaagcaggaggaggaggtgtcCATGCTACGCAAGGATGTCACGGCCCTAAAGATCATGAAAGT GAACTACGAGCAGATTGTGAAGGCACACCAGGACAACCCCCACGAGGGGGAAGACCAGGTCTCTGACCAGGTCAAGTTCAATGTGTTTCAAGGCATCATGGACTCCCTGTTCCAGTCCTTCAATGCCTCCATCTCTGTGGCCAGCTTCCAGGAGCTGTCAGCTTGTGTCTTCAGCTGGATCGAGGAGCACTGTAAGCCTCAG ACCCTGCGGGAGATCGTGATCGGTGTTCTGCACCAGCTGAAGAACCAGCTGTACTGA